A region of the Bacteroidota bacterium genome:
CATTACGTTCAAACCATAAAACGGCCATTTCCCAAACGCAGGTATAAATACCGTTGTGACTAAAGTAACGAAATTCGTTTGGCCCGGCATTATTTTTTAAATAAACATATTGTTGTAACATATTTTCATCTATCCACCAATTCAAAATGGCGAAACAACCTTCTTTACCTTCATGTAAAATGAGGGTTGCCACTTTATAGGTATCTAAATCATAAATAGCATTTTTTTTGAGCCAGAGTGGTAACTCAATTTTTGCTAAAGCAAGTAAACTGTAGTCAATTATTTCATTTTTTATTGAAATACTATATATTTTGAGGGTCCATCCTTCGCAGGCATACAATTCGATAAATCGAACGGGTCGTTTTTGATAGGTATGTTTTATTTCCGGTATCATTTATTGTGGTATTGCGGATAAAAATTGTGTTTCATATTGATTAACAACACTTAGCATATTTTCATCCTGTTTATATTTTTCTTTTAACAAAACATATATTTCTTTTCCTTGTGGAACTGCAAGTGTATTAATTAATAATACATTACTAAAAATATCGTTCACATCATTTTCTTCTAACGATTTCAGGAATTTTGCAAGCACAATAGGATAGGCTTGATCTGCAGCATTTAAAGCAACTAATGTATAAGCAGCAGCCAAACGATAATCCCAAACCGGTGTAGCGAGGGTCCACCGTGCACCGGCAGCCGAATCGCTTAAAGCCGCCAGTGCAATGGGGATACCTCTGCTGTCACCTAATTCGCGTAAACCATTTAAGGTGCTGATTAAACTTTGGTTTTTCCACGAAGGTTTGTCTTTTAATTGAACCAATATATCAAATGCATCTGCACTTTTTGTTTTACCCATTGCGTTTGCAGCAGCATTAATAACCCTGTCGCTAACATCGGATAAATATTTTTCATACAAAGGGCAATAAATAGAATCTTTTGTATTACCTAACATGCTGATTGCAGCAGCACGAATCCATGATGTATCATTTTTTATTACCTTGGTCAACAATGAAATTGTTTCTTCGTTATAAGGAGTTGGCAACATGAATTTTAATTGTGTTAATACATTATATCTCAATCGCCAGTATGAGGTATCTGTTATTACATAGTGAAATGCTGTAAAAATTTCCTGTTTGGTTGATTCCGGTGTGTCTGTTGCCTGTAAGATATTGGATAATTCTGTCAAAGCCCATTGACGGCCTAATACATCTTTATCATATTTAAATTGATAAATTAATTCGGCAGTAGATTTTTGGTGTGTGAATTCTTTAATCCATGTACTTTGATAATCAATGTTTACTAGTTGAGGTTCATTGGTCAGCATAAAAATAAAGCTGTTTATTTTTTGGGGAAGAAGATTTATTGTATAAATGCTATCATTAATTTCGATTTCCATTTTTCCCTGAAAATAATTTACCTGTGGGTAAGCAGAAGTTGTATCAGGTTGTTGTGTCTGTGTTAAATTCAATGTTAATCGTTTAGTTTCGTTGTTGTAGTGTTGGGATATTTCAAATACAGGATGGCCGATGCCGTAAATCCATTGATCAAAAAACCATGTTAAATCAATTTGTGTTGCAGTTAAAAAAGCAATGCGCAAATTTTCAGTAGTTACCTGTTTACCGGCATACGTTTTTACATAATATTGAATACCTTTTTGCCAGTTATTTTCTCCAATTTGTTTGCGCAACATGTGCAAAACGAGTGCACCTCTGGTATAGGCATAATTATCGGTTACAAACTGATGTTCATCATCGTAATTTGCTGTTACTATTGGATGTTTATAATTACTATACCAATCGCCTAAATACACATTTTGGTTGTATAAATGATTCCATAATAACATTTCATCAGTTCCATTTATATACTCATTAAACAGTGCGTCAAAATAATGTGCGAAACCGCGGCTTAGCCAGATGTCATTCCATGAGGCAGGCGACAATAAAGTTCCAAACCATTGTTGTGCAAGTGCTTCGGCTTCCAGACCGTCCCAGAGGTAAAAAAAATCGGCATGTGTGCCATAATCATCAACCATATTTTCGGTTTGGATGCTGGTGCCGGCAGATGCCATTCCCCAAACTAAATCCTGCACAAAAACCTGATTGTAATTTTTGAATGGAAAAGGATGTGCGGTATATTCAGCATAAAAATCAAACATATCCGGTAATCGGGCAATGCTTGCTTTAGTTGCTGCAATTTCATCGGGATAAGCATAATTATGCACTTCAACTGAATTAATTTTAGTCCCGATGTCGTGATACTTTCCAATTACAATAGCTGTTTGATAATTCGGATAAGATGTATCCATTATCCATTGATAAGTATTTGTGCCATCGTGATTATTTATCGTTTTTTGTAAACGTCCATTTGCAATACCCACCATTGACGTATCAACGGTTAGAAAAATTTCGGTAGTCCGTAAATCTTCAGGATCATCATATCCCGGAAACCAATATCGGTTTGAATGATATTCAGCCATTGACCAAACCTGATAACGTTTGCGAGGTTCTGTTGTAGTTGGTTTAAAAAAACGTAATCCTTTTCCATTGCTGCCACCAAGGTTAATTGGGTCTGACAAATTAATATAATTGGTGCTGTAATTTATTGTAATACTAATTTCATCTGAAGGCGAATAAAACTTATCTAAATTTATTTGTAGTGCATTATTTGCATCTGATCCATCATATACATAAGTTAAGGCTTTCCCGTTTTGTAGGGTGATGTTATTTATGGATAGGTTTGCGGCATCAAGGAAAATTTTATCGGTTTTGGTGAAGGGATGTAATTTAATCGTTGCCGTGCCAAATGCTTTTTGATTAGTAAAGTCAAACTGTAATTGTAATTTGATATGGCTGATGTCAATTGCCGGAATGCGATTTGGATGCAATGCCGGAAGGGCAGGAGCTGTTTGCGCATTTAGCGAAAGGGACAAATACAGCAACAGAAATACAGCAGAAAATAATTTTGTCATGGCTTGCAAACGGTTTGTTTATGCAAAGCAACAACGATTTGGGATTAGTCGGGGGACAAATACCGGACATTTTCGGCCAAATCACTTTTGAGGAGACGGGCAACCTGTTTTTCACTTTCCAGACCAATTTGGGTGGCTATTTGTTTACGGGAGAGGTCTGGATTTTGAATAAGCGTTTTTAATTTTTCGATGCGGATATTGGTAATAAAATCGTTCACAGTTATGCCTGTTTCTAACTTAAACGTGCGCGTAAAATTCCGGTCACTCATACAGGCAATTTGGGCAAGTTCGTGGTTGTTGTGTTTGATATGAATATGTTCAATAATATAATCCTGCACTTTGTGAATGCCTTCGTGAATATGGTTTCGGAATTGTAGAAATACATTTTCCTGTAAGCTGACACCATCGCGGCGATAATAAATTACCAGTTCTCTGGCAACTTTATGTGCAAAATAACCATTAGTAAGTTTTTCTACAATATGCAACATCAGGTCGATACCGGATGCTATGCCTGCGCTGGTGTAGATATTATTTTCTTCAAGAAATAAAATATTTTCTTTAACTGTGGCTTTGGGTGCCAGTTTTTGCAGTTGAGCCGTTATTTTAAAATGGGTAGTGCAGGAAATGTCATTTAATAACCCGGCATGTGCCAAAACCAAAGCACCTGCACAAATACTTACCAGATTAATGTTTTCCGAATGGCATTTCCGCAGCCAGTCGAACAGTGGTTGCTGACATTTAAATTCGTGTGATAATAAATATTTTACTCTTGCGCCCGGAACAATTAAAAAATCGCCTGCTTTTAATTTAACTTTTGAAAAGTGTTTTTGTTGTTTGAAATCCAAGCCGGCTGAGCTAGACACGGCATCGCCTAAACCACAGTATTCCAGTATGAAATCTGCCCCAAAATCAATTGCTTCATGAATGGTTTGATCGGGCCCTGCCAAGTCGAGCAGATGCACCTGAGGTAAAATTAGAAATACAAATTTGGTTGGCATGGCCGATAATAATATTGAACAAATGTAACATTTGTAATCATTTTACCAAAAGTGCGCTCAAATAAAACGGACTTTCACACAAGGTAAAAGTCCGTTTAACATATTAAGTTAAATTTAAATTACACAGCTTTAATTTTTTGATGCCATAAATAATACGACCAGAATAAAAATCCGATTGGTAATAGCATAAAAAATACACCACCGCTTACGCCTTCGGTTGCTATAATGGAGACAACTGCTCCAATTAAATCGAAGAATAAACCGGCATAAGCCCATTCTTTAATACGACGATTGATAGGTAGTAAGACTGCAATTACACCAAGTATTTTTGCAATGCCAATAAAGCGAATAAAATAATCAGGGTAGCCCATTTGATTGCCAATCATTTCAACTGCCTGTGGATCTAATATTACATCGGGATAAGCAGAAAATATCATGAAACCGCCGAATAATCCGGTTACAATCCAGTAAATAAGGTTTTTGTTTTTCATTTGTTTTTATTTAAGTATGCTATTCAAAAATAATTAATTTTTAGTATTACAATTTACCATCCAGTTAATGCCAAATCTGTCGGTAAAGCTGCCAAAATAAGCGCCCCAAAACATGTCCTGTAATTCCATGGAAACTTTTCCACCTGCGCTCAGGGCATTAAAAATTCGTTCGGTTTCTGCTCTGCTATCGAGGTCGAGATTGATGTGTACATTATTTCCTTTTACCACAGTAAAACCCATTGACTCCGGTGCATCGGTTCCCATTAATACATGTCCGCCTACAATTTCCAATTCAATATGCAGAATTAAATTTTTGTCTTCATCGGATAAAGCCGGAGCATTTGGATCGGGCGGTAAATTGCCAAATCGCTGAATGCCCATTCCGGAAAATTCGCCACCGAATACGGATTGATAAAATAAAAATGCTGTTTCTGTGTAATTGGGGAAGTTGAGATAAGTGCTTACTCTTGCCATTGTTTTAGTTTTATTTTGTTGACGTAATTTAATTTGTGCATTTACATAGGCTTCTAATTTATTTAAAGTTTGTTTACCACCTTCAATTGCATTCACTTTTTCGATAAGCATATCGAGAAATTCTGCTGATTTAAATACAGAACGCATGGTGAGTAATGTATCATTATCATCTTCTTCAAATGTGATATAAACGGTAAAATGATTATCATCACTTCCATCGCCGTGCCGGTAAACTAACAATGCCGGTTTTTCAACTTGCAGGTATTCAATTTTATTGTTGTAATCCATTCCAAACCCATGCATGGTAAATTCCCAAATGGCATTTGGTTTTACCTCCATACTTTTATGTTTCAGTGTATAACCTTCAGGTCCCCACCAGTTATAAATATGTTCAGGTTGTGTCCATACATCCCATACTAAATTGCGCGGTGCTTTAAGCCAACGTTTATGAATAATCTGATTATCGATTCGTTCAAACGAATTATTTTTTTCTGCCATGATGATGTTTTTTATGTTCTTGAATTTTTTCGAGATAAGCATCCAGCGCATCAAATTTTTGTTCCCAGTACTGTTTGTATTGGTGTAGCCAGGTGGATACTTCCTCCAATTTGTCGAGTTTCGCTTCGCAATATCTTTCGCGTCCTTGCTGTTTGATGAGGACTAATCCACATTCCGATAAAATTTTAACATGGAGGGAAACGGCCTGACGGGTGACATCAAATTGTTGCGCGATTTCGTTGATATTCAAGGGTTTATGGGCAACTAATTGAATGATTTCCCGCCTCGTGGGGTCGGCAATGGCATGAAATACATCTCTTCTGTTAGCTATCATATGCAAGCATTTACTTGCAAATGTATATGCAAGCATTCACTTGCGCAAATTTTTAACAGAATTTTTTTTGGGGGATATAAAAATTCGCTTTTTAAGAGAAACGAATAGCTTTGATAGGCCTTATTTTGGAAACAATAAGAGAAGGAATAATTAGAAATAAAATAGACACTAAAAATGTTCCGATATTAATCATCAGTACCCACCAGATATTAATTTGCACAGGAGCAACTGAAACATAATAAGATGCTTCCGGTAATTTTATGAGTCCGAATTGTTGTTGGAGGATACTCAATCCCAACCCAATGATATTTCCCCATAACATTCCTCTGAGAATAATATTGGAAGCATTGAGTAAAAATATTTTGCGAATTGAATTATTTGTTGAACCCAGTGCTTTTAAAATACCAATCATATTTGTCCGCTCCAGAATGAGAATGAGCAGTGAGGTTACCATATTAATTAAAGCAACGAGGATCATGAGTGTTAAAATAATCCATTCGTTTACTTTTTGCAGATTAAGCCAATCGAATACACTGGGAATAATTTGCTGAATGGTTTGTACATCCCAAAACGGGTCGGCTTTTTTATCTACAATTTTTTCAACGGCATCAATTTTTTCGGGGTCGTCGATAAATACTTCGTAACCACCGATTTGTTCGGGTGTCCAGTTGTTTAAGCGTTGAATATGGCGAATATCCACCAGTACAAACAATTTGTCGAATTCTTCAAGTCCGGTATTATATATCCCGCTGATACGCAGTTTGCGATACATTTGTTCGTAATCGCCATTTTCTTTCTGGTCGATGATATGCAGTAAAATACTATCACCAACATCAAAACCTAAACGGTCGGCAGTAGTTTTTGATATCATAGCATCGCGACTAATTTCGTCGCTGCGGAGGTTCATGGAGTCACCACTTACAATAAATTTTCCGAGTTGATTCCAGTCGAAATCTTTTCCGATACCTTTCATGATGATACCTTCGATATCGATTTTTGTTTTTATAATCGCAGCCTTGCGTGCATACACCTGTATGGAAGTAACACCATCAATGGCAGTAACATCATCAACAAAATCCTGTTTGCGATAAATGGGTTCATCGTCGAATGAGTTGCGTAAACTTTGTTTGGAGATATTGATATGTCCCCAAAAGCCATAAACTTTATCGGAAATAGTTGCTCTAAAGCCATTAACCAACGAAGTAGAAATGAGCATAACCGACAGGCTCAAAGCAATGGCAACGCGGGCGATTGCAATAATTAACCGCGAAAATGTACGTTGTTTATTGTGAATTATCCTTTTGGTGACAAAAAATTCGAACCACATCCCTTATATCTTTATAACTTTGGCCTTAGTTTTGACTGAAACATGCGTATGATAATAATAGCAATGGCTTTTACCTTCTTTACTGCTTCAATTGCATGTAAAAATAATGATTCTGCAATTGATACGGCGACAATGATGCCAACAAATGTATCCGTTGCGGGAGAGGTAGATTATGCCACCGATATTATCACCGGGGCAGAAAACACTGAAATGTATTTACCACTTTTAAAAGGAAAATATGTTGCCTGTGTGGTAAATCAAACTTCAACAATTGGCGATAAACATCTGGTGGATTCGCTATTATCATTAGGTATTAATATCGCGACCATTTTTGCGCCGGAACATGGATTTCGCGGAACGGAAGATGCAGGTGCTACTATTTTAAATTCAAAAGATACCCAAACCGGTTTACCTGTTTTATCGTTATACGGCAATAAAAAGAAACCTACGGCGCAGGATTTGGCGGATGTAGACATCGTAGTATTCGACATTCAGGATGTTGGTGCGCGGTTTTATACCTATATCAGTTCATTACATTATGTAATGGAAGCCTGTGCAGAATTAAATAAACCATTATTGATTTTAGACCGACCAAATCCCAACGGATTTTATGTTGATGGTCCGGTTTTACAAAAGGCATATACTTCATTTGTAGGTATGCATCCCATTCCTGTTGTTCATGGTATGACGATTGGCGAATATGCGCAAATGATCAACGGAGAAAAATGGTTGGCGAATGGCGTTCAATGTCAGCTCACCGTAATTCCG
Encoded here:
- a CDS encoding VOC family protein is translated as MARVSTYLNFPNYTETAFLFYQSVFGGEFSGMGIQRFGNLPPDPNAPALSDEDKNLILHIELEIVGGHVLMGTDAPESMGFTVVKGNNVHINLDLDSRAETERIFNALSAGGKVSMELQDMFWGAYFGSFTDRFGINWMVNCNTKN
- a CDS encoding winged helix-turn-helix transcriptional regulator, with protein sequence MLAYTFASKCLHMIANRRDVFHAIADPTRREIIQLVAHKPLNINEIAQQFDVTRQAVSLHVKILSECGLVLIKQQGRERYCEAKLDKLEEVSTWLHQYKQYWEQKFDALDAYLEKIQEHKKHHHGRKK
- a CDS encoding DJ-1/PfpI family protein, with the translated sequence MPTKFVFLILPQVHLLDLAGPDQTIHEAIDFGADFILEYCGLGDAVSSSAGLDFKQQKHFSKVKLKAGDFLIVPGARVKYLLSHEFKCQQPLFDWLRKCHSENINLVSICAGALVLAHAGLLNDISCTTHFKITAQLQKLAPKATVKENILFLEENNIYTSAGIASGIDLMLHIVEKLTNGYFAHKVARELVIYYRRDGVSLQENVFLQFRNHIHEGIHKVQDYIIEHIHIKHNNHELAQIACMSDRNFTRTFKLETGITVNDFITNIRIEKLKTLIQNPDLSRKQIATQIGLESEKQVARLLKSDLAENVRYLSPD
- a CDS encoding ABC transporter permease, with amino-acid sequence MWFEFFVTKRIIHNKQRTFSRLIIAIARVAIALSLSVMLISTSLVNGFRATISDKVYGFWGHINISKQSLRNSFDDEPIYRKQDFVDDVTAIDGVTSIQVYARKAAIIKTKIDIEGIIMKGIGKDFDWNQLGKFIVSGDSMNLRSDEISRDAMISKTTADRLGFDVGDSILLHIIDQKENGDYEQMYRKLRISGIYNTGLEEFDKLFVLVDIRHIQRLNNWTPEQIGGYEVFIDDPEKIDAVEKIVDKKADPFWDVQTIQQIIPSVFDWLNLQKVNEWIILTLMILVALINMVTSLLILILERTNMIGILKALGSTNNSIRKIFLLNASNIILRGMLWGNIIGLGLSILQQQFGLIKLPEASYYVSVAPVQINIWWVLMINIGTFLVSILFLIIPSLIVSKIRPIKAIRFS
- a CDS encoding DoxX family protein, with amino-acid sequence MKNKNLIYWIVTGLFGGFMIFSAYPDVILDPQAVEMIGNQMGYPDYFIRFIGIAKILGVIAVLLPINRRIKEWAYAGLFFDLIGAVVSIIATEGVSGGVFFMLLPIGFLFWSYYLWHQKIKAV
- a CDS encoding DUF1343 domain-containing protein — translated: MRMIIIAMAFTFFTASIACKNNDSAIDTATMMPTNVSVAGEVDYATDIITGAENTEMYLPLLKGKYVACVVNQTSTIGDKHLVDSLLSLGINIATIFAPEHGFRGTEDAGATILNSKDTQTGLPVLSLYGNKKKPTAQDLADVDIVVFDIQDVGARFYTYISSLHYVMEACAELNKPLLILDRPNPNGFYVDGPVLQKAYTSFVGMHPIPVVHGMTIGEYAQMINGEKWLANGVQCQLTVIPCKNYDHKKMYAVPIGPSPNLKNMEAIYLYPTLCFFEGTNVSVGRGTAKPFLYIGSPHIKDTGFSFIPKAGPANKSPFLLNTTCYGFDLSGLPLTDLRKGDIQLETILDMYARFDDKNKFFLENNFFNKLAGSEELMIQIKADLSADEIRLSWQDDITAFKSIRKKYLLYPDFE